The Candidatus Woesearchaeota archaeon genome contains the following window.
TAAGCATAATGATAATAGGTATAACAGGTCCTATAGGCGCGGGAAAAGGAACAGTTGCAGAGCATCTTGTGAAAAAGGGATTCAAATACTACTCTCTTTCTGATGTGATAAGGCAGGAGCTCAAAAGCAGGAAAGAGGAGCCTTCCCGGGATAACATGATAAGGACTGGAAACGAGCTGCGCATAAGATATGGTGCAGGAGTGCTTGCTGAAAAAACCTCTGAATGGATAAAGGATGAGCAGAAATCAGGAAGAAGGGATTTAGTGGTGGACAGCATAAGAAACCCGTCTG
Protein-coding sequences here:
- a CDS encoding AAA family ATPase — encoded protein: MIIGITGPIGAGKGTVAEHLVKKGFKYYSLSDVIRQELKSRKEEPSRDNMIRTGNELRIRYGAGVLAEKTSEWIKDEQKSGRRDLVVDSIRNPS